A stretch of Metabacillus sp. FJAT-52054 DNA encodes these proteins:
- a CDS encoding dynamin family protein, with protein sequence MSFSLDYYTDKKEQLLVQLNKLQAVLKDMGNSSDLEKLQEARNQVLQEQFQVVVVGEFSRGKSTFINALLGKKLLPSSAKPTTTLLNTITYSEEPYIKLHFYNKPSEEINEEAFKQLVAAKDPILGDIQSQKAYEQQIELFKSIEYAEIGQPLSFCKDHVKIIDTPGTNDLDPAREQLTNGIIPQSDVAILLLSAIKILSESEMSFLKDRILESDIQKIFIVVNQKDLLSSSEEIEKVYNYAYKNLKDTLVEPKIYMVAAKDALNARRVANGEVLVSKRGKPIHSKPIEESGFLELESALSDFLQFERGAAKLQKILQRTDKLITYVLEKRIDFEYRSLNQKIDGLHSKVQTFRPRLEKVRITGKEALKKIVIELNKEESKFNKWYEEELNRITLKALDTFDKNQYLDIEEITGKIEKAIAPMQRNLHEEKKMKMSNTAKSVIQEMSKQLNNEWFRLEGDLLNLGSFGELSNEMVSVEFMLEKESNYSIFDDIFNELDHAWGNSTSFIGKLTIGAGYVATAALNIASFLIGSTWSWLTGENKQTKFRRKLSSQMESTESQRRLQFKGEWEGMVNSIYKKYQKIVNENVQQVEGQLNKLIENSMLEEKDLELEIEFLNQKESVLNQIKSNLGSLNQDLLNTQKEKAGAVS encoded by the coding sequence ATGAGTTTTTCATTAGATTATTATACTGATAAGAAAGAGCAGCTGCTCGTTCAGCTTAACAAGCTGCAAGCGGTCCTGAAAGATATGGGAAATAGTTCGGATCTGGAAAAGCTTCAAGAAGCCAGGAATCAGGTTTTACAGGAACAATTTCAAGTCGTAGTAGTGGGTGAATTTTCGCGAGGAAAGTCAACGTTTATCAACGCTCTATTGGGAAAAAAACTCCTCCCTTCATCGGCCAAACCCACGACCACGTTGCTGAACACGATAACCTATAGTGAAGAGCCCTATATTAAGCTTCACTTCTACAATAAACCGTCAGAAGAAATTAACGAAGAAGCTTTTAAGCAGCTTGTAGCAGCAAAGGATCCTATTCTAGGAGATATTCAATCTCAAAAGGCATATGAGCAGCAGATTGAACTTTTCAAGAGCATTGAATATGCAGAAATTGGCCAGCCATTATCTTTTTGCAAAGATCATGTGAAAATTATTGACACTCCTGGTACAAATGACCTTGATCCGGCACGTGAGCAACTGACTAATGGTATTATCCCTCAATCGGATGTAGCCATACTCCTGCTATCAGCTATCAAAATTTTGTCAGAATCTGAAATGAGTTTCTTAAAGGATAGGATTCTTGAAAGTGACATTCAGAAGATTTTCATCGTTGTAAATCAAAAGGATCTTTTGAGTTCTTCTGAAGAAATAGAGAAGGTTTACAATTATGCTTATAAAAATTTGAAGGATACTCTTGTTGAGCCGAAAATTTATATGGTCGCAGCGAAGGATGCTTTAAATGCCCGGCGTGTAGCCAATGGGGAAGTACTTGTTTCAAAACGCGGCAAGCCTATTCATTCCAAACCAATTGAAGAATCAGGATTCTTAGAGCTGGAATCTGCATTGAGTGACTTCCTTCAATTTGAAAGAGGGGCAGCCAAGCTACAAAAGATTCTGCAGAGAACGGATAAACTTATTACTTATGTGCTTGAAAAACGGATTGATTTTGAATATAGGTCTTTAAACCAAAAAATTGACGGTCTCCATAGTAAGGTCCAAACATTTCGTCCGCGTCTTGAAAAAGTCAGGATAACTGGTAAAGAGGCGTTAAAAAAAATTGTAATTGAATTAAATAAGGAAGAATCTAAATTCAATAAATGGTATGAAGAAGAGTTGAACAGAATCACTTTGAAGGCTTTGGACACTTTTGACAAAAATCAATACTTAGATATTGAAGAAATCACAGGAAAGATAGAAAAAGCTATAGCTCCAATGCAGAGGAACCTCCACGAAGAGAAGAAAATGAAAATGTCTAATACAGCCAAGTCAGTAATACAAGAAATGAGTAAGCAGTTGAACAATGAATGGTTCAGGCTGGAAGGGGATCTTCTTAATCTTGGTTCTTTTGGTGAGCTTTCAAATGAAATGGTGTCGGTAGAGTTCATGTTAGAAAAGGAAAGTAATTATTCTATATTCGATGATATTTTTAATGAACTAGATCATGCCTGGGGTAACAGTACTAGTTTTATCGGTAAACTTACCATTGGTGCAGGGTATGTGGCCACAGCGGCGTTGAATATAGCTTCATTTTTGATTGGGAGTACCTGGTCCTGGTTAACAGGTGAAAATAAACAGACGAAATTCCGCCGTAAACTGTCTTCTCAGATGGAGTCTACAGAATCTCAGCGCCGGCTCCAGTTTAAAGGTGAGTGGGAAGGCATGGTCAATTCAATATATAAGAAGTATCAAAAAATTGTTAATGAGAACGTACAGCAGGTTGAAGGACAATTGAACAAGCTTATAGAAAACTCAATGCTTGAAGAAAAAGATTTAGAGCTCGAGATTGAATTCCTGAATCAGAAAGAATCTGTATTAAACCAGATAAAAAGCAATCTCGGCAGCCTGAATCAGGACCTCTTGAACACTCAAAAAGAGAAGGCTGGTGCGGTGAGTTGA
- a CDS encoding dynamin family protein: MSWTQSFKEGLDHLISLCSEDETYLSINKQIKELRQDIDEKLTIMVAGEFNAGKSTFINAMLGAKVLSSDVTPETAMVTKLTYGQERKVIAHFQDGHSASFNSEWFEQLTAERIGEFEDIRKQLSYVEIQLPNTILNHITVIDTPGLNANNEFHTNATERFLERTDHAFFLFHAMYVGTATEKRWLEKFNEVGIKPFGIINRIDELDDEEDELGELISFHQPRLGPYIRKWFGVSAKDALEGKMTRNSQMLEWSNWQDIEHIIENIKEDVWRKQERAYSRLISPLRHLNQTSLERKISLPLKNLKSKNIVNIVTRKWPELLDLKHSLDEQRKVNQIEIDEWNQILRTPNYTANGFTKFLSDVKEKLDKNISQSGVLLNHTLISEWENLLLHKYFTFNETRKRYYTELENLNRERTVLEQDWKDICSSSFLRKKGKLAKHERKLEFYNHTREKLNEKHKELNQSFKEITKTIKEIQQSVIDSIGNDFSFSVETINKRVSIWNNEIEKTKTFIRFPKQDVNQIESFTNWMHTFNINVAQKLISNNSTNNQSLSFNEVSYLLHSIHQISDELPDEEFFSQWREIKMFSKELHSNPILNIPNLTPTELLSGELGVLPAPLNHNVEAELNSLITARNKWLFPSIGFMILALLIGSSYINRHESYPNDSDEGNVEETASLEEMDSYSDNSDTSLVTDAAESQYIEGEQTLESRLPRDQVERFIDSMYEQLGYDLLSHEHLFSKEGWEQYSYYYSQVSKETTFESVITNIEYVSETQIEVIVDESYQKSDVQRVYQANYTLMINSYTEDLTIDNLIVENFSYKLASKTVMEILVEDGEIESFLNDFRSSYLQALNEVNTDYVDDFFDQEGSASKDIYTYIESISGENFIFEELGFQVEHIEKVETNKYQVTTTESFALTDPIGEKTNNERKKEYFIKVLPEKRLFIEKITTKDATKEVVKVPTVQLVTIQQVYDFITIYYNSHEEAFNGYGFSNLENFYDNGTPAYESAKAYINNANSKGLKMNNLELSIESVIEADENHYIATVLLVDEYAYEDGAKEQKRIQANYKVRILNNGDLRISEEPIVKILEKTEY, translated from the coding sequence TTGAGTTGGACACAGTCGTTTAAAGAGGGGCTTGATCATTTGATTAGCCTATGTTCAGAGGATGAAACATATCTTTCAATTAATAAGCAGATTAAAGAATTACGGCAGGATATAGATGAAAAATTGACAATTATGGTTGCGGGCGAATTTAATGCAGGAAAGTCAACATTTATAAATGCTATGCTTGGTGCCAAAGTCCTGAGTTCTGATGTTACCCCCGAAACAGCTATGGTGACTAAACTGACTTATGGTCAGGAGAGAAAGGTGATTGCTCATTTCCAGGATGGCCATTCTGCCTCTTTCAACAGTGAATGGTTCGAGCAGTTAACGGCCGAACGTATAGGCGAATTTGAAGACATTCGAAAGCAGCTTTCATATGTTGAAATTCAACTTCCTAATACAATCCTCAATCACATTACGGTTATTGACACTCCTGGCCTTAATGCAAACAATGAATTTCATACTAATGCGACCGAGCGTTTTTTAGAAAGAACGGATCACGCATTTTTCTTGTTCCATGCTATGTATGTAGGAACAGCCACAGAAAAAAGATGGTTGGAAAAATTTAATGAAGTAGGCATTAAACCTTTTGGTATTATTAACCGAATTGATGAATTGGATGATGAAGAGGATGAACTTGGAGAATTAATCTCTTTTCACCAACCTCGCCTTGGACCCTACATTCGAAAATGGTTTGGAGTTTCTGCTAAGGATGCACTTGAAGGTAAAATGACTCGAAACTCCCAAATGTTAGAATGGAGCAATTGGCAAGATATTGAACATATTATAGAAAACATAAAGGAAGATGTATGGAGAAAGCAGGAGCGGGCTTATAGCAGGTTGATCTCTCCTCTGCGCCACTTAAATCAGACTTCTTTGGAAAGAAAAATATCCTTGCCTTTAAAAAATCTTAAAAGTAAAAACATTGTCAACATTGTTACCAGAAAATGGCCGGAACTACTTGATTTGAAACATAGTCTAGATGAACAAAGAAAAGTAAACCAGATCGAGATTGATGAATGGAATCAGATTTTGCGTACACCTAATTATACAGCGAATGGCTTTACTAAGTTTCTTTCGGATGTTAAAGAAAAGCTAGACAAAAACATTTCTCAAAGCGGAGTCTTGTTAAACCATACTCTTATATCAGAATGGGAGAACTTACTCCTTCATAAATACTTCACTTTTAATGAAACTCGCAAAAGGTATTATACAGAGCTTGAGAATTTAAATAGGGAGAGAACCGTTCTCGAACAGGATTGGAAGGATATTTGCAGTTCATCTTTCCTTAGGAAGAAAGGGAAACTCGCAAAGCATGAGAGAAAACTCGAGTTTTACAATCATACAAGAGAGAAATTGAATGAGAAGCATAAGGAATTAAATCAATCTTTTAAAGAGATAACTAAAACCATAAAAGAAATCCAGCAAAGTGTAATAGATTCTATAGGGAATGATTTCAGTTTCAGTGTGGAGACTATAAATAAAAGGGTCAGCATTTGGAATAATGAAATTGAAAAAACGAAAACTTTTATTAGATTCCCAAAGCAGGATGTTAATCAAATAGAGTCCTTCACAAATTGGATGCATACTTTCAATATTAATGTTGCTCAAAAGCTAATAAGCAATAACTCAACTAATAATCAGTCCCTATCCTTTAATGAAGTGTCATATTTGCTTCATAGCATTCATCAAATAAGTGATGAATTGCCTGATGAAGAGTTTTTTTCACAGTGGAGAGAAATTAAAATGTTTTCAAAGGAACTGCATAGCAACCCTATTTTGAACATTCCTAATCTAACCCCGACAGAACTTTTATCAGGTGAACTGGGTGTATTGCCTGCTCCTTTAAATCATAACGTTGAAGCAGAATTAAATTCTTTAATTACAGCACGAAATAAATGGCTTTTCCCCTCAATAGGATTCATGATTTTAGCATTGCTTATAGGCAGTTCTTACATCAATAGGCATGAGTCCTATCCCAATGATAGCGATGAAGGTAATGTTGAAGAGACTGCTAGTCTGGAAGAGATGGATAGCTATTCAGATAATTCAGATACATCATTAGTAACCGACGCAGCTGAATCTCAATATATTGAAGGAGAACAGACACTAGAGAGCAGATTGCCTAGAGATCAGGTTGAACGCTTTATTGATTCAATGTATGAGCAGCTTGGATATGATCTATTAAGTCATGAACATCTCTTTAGTAAAGAAGGATGGGAGCAGTATTCCTACTACTATAGCCAAGTATCTAAAGAAACAACGTTTGAATCTGTTATCACCAATATTGAGTATGTGTCAGAAACTCAAATTGAAGTAATAGTTGATGAGAGCTATCAGAAATCAGATGTACAAAGAGTATATCAAGCCAATTACACTTTAATGATTAACTCTTATACTGAAGATTTGACTATTGATAACCTAATTGTTGAGAACTTCTCTTACAAACTTGCCAGTAAAACAGTAATGGAAATTCTCGTGGAAGATGGAGAGATTGAAAGTTTTCTGAACGATTTTAGAAGCTCATACTTGCAGGCATTAAATGAGGTTAATACAGATTATGTTGATGATTTCTTTGACCAAGAAGGATCCGCCTCCAAAGATATTTATACATATATCGAATCCATATCAGGAGAAAATTTTATCTTTGAGGAGCTCGGATTCCAAGTGGAACATATAGAAAAAGTAGAGACTAATAAATATCAAGTTACGACGACTGAAAGCTTTGCTTTAACGGATCCAATAGGGGAAAAAACAAATAATGAACGGAAAAAGGAATACTTTATTAAAGTTTTACCAGAAAAGCGGCTTTTCATAGAGAAGATTACCACAAAAGATGCTACAAAAGAGGTCGTAAAAGTCCCTACAGTTCAGCTTGTAACAATTCAGCAAGTCTATGATTTTATTACTATTTATTACAACTCGCATGAAGAAGCTTTTAATGGCTACGGATTTAGTAATCTTGAGAATTTTTATGATAATGGGACTCCTGCCTATGAGAGTGCAAAAGCCTACATCAATAATGCAAACAGCAAGGGATTAAAAATGAATAACCTTGAATTGAGTATTGAATCTGTTATAGAGGCTGACGAAAATCATTATATTGCTACCGTGCTTTTGGTAGATGAATATGCTTATGAGGATGGGGCAAAAGAACAAAAACGAATTCAAGCTAATTATAAAGTACGGATATTAAATAACGGAGATTTGCGGATTTCGGAAGAACCGATTGTGAAGATACTTGAAAAAACAGAGTATTAG
- a CDS encoding transposase: MPRYAREKSNSSVYHVIIRGANRQEIFHDEEDRKQFVDTLLKYKIKRAMRMYAWCLMGNHVHLLMKEESESISLVMKRLGISYAKYYNWKYRTTGHLFQDRFKSENIEDNNYLLTVTRYIHQNPVKAGIVPCPAEWKWSSCCGYYGQFVYPPDLLDPHFLLNMFSPDLLIARIRFKEFNERKNNDQCLEDHDESRKRLSDDEARAEIRKCLGNLEIPHIKSLPREQRNTVLKKVKTITGLSQRQAARILGISPNLIFKA; encoded by the coding sequence ATGCCGCGATATGCCAGGGAAAAAAGTAACAGTAGCGTCTACCATGTGATCATCAGGGGGGCCAACCGACAGGAAATCTTTCACGATGAGGAAGATCGCAAACAATTCGTCGATACCTTGTTAAAATACAAAATCAAAAGGGCTATGAGGATGTATGCGTGGTGTCTGATGGGGAACCATGTCCACCTCCTGATGAAAGAAGAAAGCGAAAGCATCTCACTCGTGATGAAAAGGTTAGGCATCAGCTATGCCAAGTACTACAACTGGAAGTACAGAACGACGGGACATCTTTTTCAAGACCGATTCAAAAGTGAAAATATTGAAGACAATAACTACCTCCTCACCGTCACAAGATACATCCATCAAAATCCCGTTAAAGCTGGAATTGTACCCTGTCCCGCAGAATGGAAATGGAGTAGCTGCTGCGGCTATTATGGTCAATTTGTTTATCCCCCGGACCTTCTTGATCCTCATTTTCTATTAAATATGTTCTCTCCAGATCTATTGATTGCCCGGATTAGATTTAAAGAATTTAACGAACGTAAAAATAACGATCAGTGCTTAGAAGATCATGATGAAAGCAGAAAACGGTTATCCGATGATGAGGCAAGAGCGGAAATTAGAAAATGTCTTGGGAACCTGGAAATACCGCATATCAAGAGTCTGCCCAGGGAACAGAGAAATACCGTGTTAAAAAAAGTTAAAACCATTACTGGTTTATCTCAAAGGCAGGCTGCAAGGATATTGGGGATTTCTCCGAATTTGATTTTTAAGGCTTGA
- a CDS encoding YifB family Mg chelatase-like AAA ATPase — protein MSAKVTSIGLKGLEGYCVQVEVQVIDGMESIVVVGLPDASVKESKERVSAALRSLGFPLVDRRVIINLSPAEQKKNGPLFDLAIALGVLKSGNFMKDSIPKDAGFIGALSLDGTVLPVEGMIAAILAAKKLKLRTLYLPFDPTIPKIEIPELELVYIETLQDILNVLSGQQLLPVDRSANLVEEVREMERDFNQILGHEFAKRALEIAASGEHYVLMDGPPGCGKSLLAETFRSILPPLTKEGQLEKISLHQLAGAPYTSITTPPYRHPHHSASAVSIIGGGTNPKPGEVSLAHRGVLFLDELGEFSKKTLDMLRQPLENETVTISRAHSTVTYPAKFIFLAAMNPCPCGYLGSHDQYCSCSDKQIKSYKSRVSGPILDRIDILLSLKAVNLNHDFNGIETSSAIKERVREARERQYLRYGREVCNGSVPFEELIKNSPLNSDQQRNLQKIFIANGLSNRVQIKIIRLARTISDLAGEDGISEASLTEAFSLRKTVRTSFASLTGEERREMTYK, from the coding sequence ATGTCCGCAAAGGTTACGAGTATTGGTTTGAAAGGATTAGAAGGCTACTGTGTTCAAGTCGAAGTGCAGGTGATTGACGGGATGGAATCGATTGTGGTGGTGGGACTGCCGGATGCATCAGTCAAAGAGTCGAAGGAGCGGGTGTCTGCTGCATTAAGGAGCTTGGGTTTTCCGTTGGTAGATAGGAGAGTAATCATCAATCTGTCACCTGCCGAGCAAAAGAAAAACGGTCCTTTGTTTGACTTGGCGATTGCTCTCGGTGTGCTTAAGAGCGGGAACTTCATGAAGGATTCAATTCCAAAAGATGCCGGTTTTATCGGCGCATTATCGCTGGATGGCACAGTACTTCCGGTTGAAGGGATGATTGCTGCAATTTTGGCTGCAAAGAAGCTGAAGCTGCGGACGCTTTATCTTCCTTTTGATCCCACTATCCCGAAAATCGAGATTCCTGAATTAGAACTGGTTTACATCGAAACTTTGCAGGACATCCTGAACGTTTTATCAGGGCAGCAGCTGCTTCCTGTTGACCGTTCAGCAAATTTAGTAGAAGAAGTCCGGGAAATGGAACGGGATTTTAACCAGATTCTCGGCCATGAATTTGCCAAACGTGCCTTGGAGATTGCCGCAAGCGGTGAGCATTATGTGCTAATGGATGGCCCGCCCGGCTGCGGTAAAAGTCTCTTGGCTGAAACGTTTCGCTCCATCCTACCGCCTCTGACGAAAGAAGGGCAGCTTGAAAAAATCAGTCTCCATCAATTAGCAGGTGCCCCTTATACCTCAATCACCACTCCACCGTATCGTCACCCCCATCATTCTGCTTCAGCCGTCTCCATCATTGGCGGCGGGACGAATCCGAAACCTGGAGAAGTGTCCCTGGCCCATCGTGGTGTTCTCTTTCTTGATGAGCTCGGAGAATTCTCAAAAAAGACATTGGATATGTTAAGGCAGCCACTTGAGAACGAAACCGTTACAATCAGCCGCGCTCATTCCACTGTGACATACCCCGCAAAATTCATCTTCCTTGCAGCTATGAACCCATGCCCGTGCGGATATTTAGGCTCTCATGATCAATACTGCAGCTGTTCTGATAAGCAAATCAAGTCTTATAAAAGCCGTGTGTCAGGCCCCATATTAGACCGGATTGACATTCTTCTTTCCTTAAAAGCAGTAAACCTGAATCATGACTTTAATGGCATTGAAACCTCTTCAGCTATAAAGGAACGAGTAAGGGAGGCGAGGGAAAGACAATACCTCCGTTATGGAAGGGAAGTATGCAATGGCAGTGTTCCTTTCGAGGAGCTGATCAAAAACAGCCCATTAAACTCTGATCAGCAGCGAAACTTACAAAAAATATTTATTGCGAACGGACTCAGCAACCGAGTACAAATCAAAATCATTCGCCTCGCAAGGACCATCTCGGATTTGGCAGGGGAGGACGGTATTTCCGAGGCCTCTCTGACCGAAGCCTTTTCACTGCGGAAAACGGTTCGAACTTCTTTTGCATCGTTAACAGGAGAAGAGAGAAGAGAGATGACGTATAAATGA
- the istB gene encoding IS21-like element helper ATPase IstB → MNKTVNELQNQFRQLRLAETAEELPRLLREAEKASWTYLEFLESITRYELVKREAKSLEKRMKWARFPFVKSLEEFELEGQNVLTARQLNQLRELNWLEQQYNLILLGPPGIGKTFIAVGLGLEAVQRGFHVYFVTMGELIQLLKTEEYLNKSKVQLKRLRSADLVIIDDMMYMAMDQREANLFFHLINHLYERSSIVLTSNKSPDEWGNLIGDQGITTAILDRLLHRVEVIYGKEDEESHRMKNRKSIFSAKV, encoded by the coding sequence ATGAATAAAACAGTGAATGAACTACAGAATCAATTTCGTCAGTTGCGTTTAGCAGAAACTGCAGAGGAGCTGCCACGGCTTCTCCGCGAAGCTGAAAAGGCATCGTGGACCTACCTGGAATTTTTAGAGTCCATCACACGGTATGAATTGGTCAAACGAGAAGCTAAAAGTCTAGAGAAAAGAATGAAATGGGCTCGCTTTCCCTTTGTGAAATCGTTAGAGGAATTTGAATTGGAAGGACAAAATGTGTTGACTGCCCGTCAGTTAAACCAACTTAGGGAATTGAACTGGCTGGAGCAGCAGTACAACCTAATCCTCTTGGGGCCTCCAGGCATAGGGAAAACATTTATCGCCGTTGGGTTGGGGCTTGAAGCAGTCCAAAGAGGATTTCATGTTTACTTTGTCACGATGGGAGAGCTTATCCAGCTCTTAAAAACAGAGGAGTATTTGAACAAGTCAAAGGTGCAGCTTAAGCGACTCAGAAGTGCAGACCTGGTCATCATTGATGACATGATGTACATGGCGATGGATCAAAGAGAGGCAAACTTATTCTTTCATTTGATCAACCATCTATACGAACGAAGTTCGATCGTCCTAACCTCCAATAAAAGTCCGGATGAATGGGGGAATTTAATTGGGGACCAAGGCATAACAACGGCCATTTTGGATCGATTACTTCATCGTGTAGAAGTCATTTATGGGAAAGAAGATGAAGAAAGTCATCGAATGAAAAATCGGAAAAGCATCTTTTCAGCAAAAGTGTAA
- the istB gene encoding IS21-like element helper ATPase IstB produces the protein MSKKCKIQLDVYRQLAKRIQRARLPYTKTIHDFDFSFQPSISEQRVNETLTCQYIANGENRILLGPPGVGKTHLAIAFALEAITQGATALFLSAEDIAIECRKADARGTLNRLVSKWSRPDLLIIDEVGYFPFDERAANVFFQVVSRRYEKGAMILTSNKSYVEWGNVFGDEVLATAILDRLLHHAATFNIRVYCL, from the coding sequence ATGAGCAAAAAGTGTAAAATTCAACTTGACGTCTACAGGCAGCTGGCTAAGAGGATACAACGAGCCAGGTTGCCCTATACAAAGACCATCCATGATTTTGATTTTTCGTTTCAGCCCAGCATTAGCGAACAACGGGTAAACGAAACGCTTACATGCCAGTATATCGCCAATGGGGAGAATAGAATCCTCCTTGGCCCGCCTGGAGTGGGCAAAACTCATTTAGCAATCGCGTTTGCCTTAGAAGCAATCACTCAGGGAGCCACTGCCCTGTTTCTATCGGCAGAAGACATAGCAATTGAATGCCGTAAGGCAGATGCCAGAGGTACACTCAACAGGCTTGTCAGCAAGTGGAGCCGTCCAGATCTTTTGATCATCGATGAAGTGGGTTATTTTCCGTTTGATGAACGGGCAGCAAATGTGTTTTTTCAAGTCGTATCGCGAAGATATGAAAAAGGGGCCATGATTCTGACGTCTAACAAGTCCTATGTGGAATGGGGAAACGTATTTGGAGATGAAGTTCTGGCTACGGCTATTCTGGATCGCCTATTGCATCACGCTGCCACCTTCAATATTAGGGTCTACTGTTTATAA
- a CDS encoding DUF4238 domain-containing protein, with protein sequence MVKRTASEDYFYELPIYLQNAVRKKFGEDDFNLVETTLSGYEDIFSKYYKEFLKELGESKDLSIYLMNEQPRGWISFFVTVQFFRTKKWRNTKQNEYAAAYDKVNKPLGNILDDWNLHNYR encoded by the coding sequence ATGGTAAAAAGGACTGCATCGGAAGATTACTTCTACGAACTTCCAATCTATTTGCAAAATGCTGTTAGAAAAAAATTTGGTGAAGATGATTTTAACCTTGTAGAGACTACATTAAGTGGGTATGAAGATATTTTTTCAAAGTATTATAAGGAATTTCTTAAAGAACTTGGAGAATCAAAAGATCTATCCATATATCTAATGAATGAACAACCTAGAGGATGGATTTCTTTTTTTGTTACGGTACAGTTTTTTCGTACAAAGAAATGGAGGAATACAAAACAAAATGAATATGCAGCTGCTTATGATAAGGTTAATAAACCTCTAGGTAACATATTAGATGATTGGAATTTACATAATTATCGTTAA
- a CDS encoding YdcF family protein produces the protein MIIKKRIKGFIYFLLFTLIVIFLLINSRPHLIVDERPVKADAIVILSGSVVRLDKGIELFQKGYGQYLILSTPWGLGLTDKTVHTLPIPEKQLLLEKNATSTYTNALYTKELLEEYNLKSVLVVSSDYHMRRSKLTFDRVFRNSEIHLTYVAADKNSDPYWFLDSNARKIVISEYVKLIGYYFELYKKYDLGE, from the coding sequence ATGATTATTAAAAAGCGAATTAAAGGGTTTATTTATTTCCTTTTATTCACACTTATCGTTATATTTCTTTTAATAAATAGTAGACCACATCTAATAGTAGATGAAAGACCCGTAAAGGCTGATGCGATAGTAATTCTAAGTGGTTCAGTTGTCAGATTGGATAAAGGGATAGAGCTTTTCCAAAAAGGTTATGGACAGTACCTTATTCTATCTACACCTTGGGGTTTAGGATTAACCGATAAAACAGTACATACACTTCCAATACCAGAGAAACAATTACTCCTTGAAAAAAATGCGACAAGCACCTATACAAATGCACTATATACAAAAGAATTATTAGAAGAGTACAATCTCAAGTCGGTTCTAGTAGTTTCCTCTGATTATCATATGAGAAGATCAAAACTTACATTTGATCGAGTTTTTAGAAACTCAGAAATACATCTTACTTATGTTGCTGCTGACAAAAATTCTGATCCATATTGGTTTTTAGATAGCAACGCACGTAAGATAGTGATTTCGGAGTATGTTAAACTAATCGGATATTACTTTGAATTGTATAAAAAGTATGATTTAGGTGAGTGA